Proteins encoded by one window of Glycine soja cultivar W05 chromosome 15, ASM419377v2, whole genome shotgun sequence:
- the LOC114386645 gene encoding protein trichome birefringence-like 19, with product MFYENGEVVGCQRCEKNMTELNFYGYNRAFRTAFRTVIDFNGFKGLTFLVPHSPEHFENGLWNEGGMCNRTKPFTMEERGVYKNGDILETLHQIQTEEFEEAEKETRKKGLRFGLIDISDVMAMRPDGAS from the coding sequence ATGTTCTATGAAAATGGGGAAGTTGTTGGGTGTCAAAGATGCGAGAAGAACATGACAGAGCTTAACTTCTACGGATACAACAGGGCATTCCGAACTGCCTTCAGAACTGTCATAGATTTTAACGGGTTCAAGGGGTTGACTTTTTTGGTGCCTCACTCTCCGGAACACTTTGAGAATGGGTTGTGGAATGAGGGTGGGATGTGTAACAGAACAAAGCCCTTTACCATGGAAGAAAGAGGGGTGTATAAAAATGGGGATATTCTGGAGACATTGCATCAGATACAAACGGAGGAGTTTGAGGAAGCGGAAAAGGAAACAAGGAAAAAGGGTTTGCGGTTTGGTTTGATAGATATATCTGATGTAATGGCAATGAGGCCTGATGGGGCATCCTAG